The stretch of DNA TCGGACAGGGGCGTTTCCTCCTCCCGGAGGAACGCCTCCAGCGTGGAGGCCAGGGCGCCGGGGTTCCCGGTCATCCGGACGGCCTCGTCGTCGCAGACCTTCTCCTCGTCCTCCACCATTTTCCGGAACTCCAGGAGCACAACGGGATTGAAGAACATGAGGACCCGGAAAACGAAGGCCACAAGAAGCAGGGGCCGCCTGCTCCTTGCTATGTGGGCCGTCTCATGGGCGACGGCGGCCTGCAGCTCCTCCCTGGAGAGGCTCTCCACGAGGCCGGTGGATACAAAGACGGCGGGCTTTCTCCCCGTGGACGAGAAAAGCACGAGGTCCTCGTCATCGATGACTTCCATCTCCGGGGCCGGGAAGGGAAGACCCGCCAGGGCCGCCTCCAGGCCGGCGTCGTCCCCGGCCTCCTCGCCCGCCTCCCCTTCCCCGCCGCCCCGGCCCGTCTTGAGGGCGCCCCTCAGGACGGGCACAAGCTCCTGGAAGGCGAAGAGGGCGACGGTGCCCAAAAGAAGGAGGACGAAGAGGACGCCGAGGGGAAAAAGCCCCCAGGGCTCAAGGTCCAGCCACCGCCGGGTGTCCAGGAGCGCCCCCAGCCTGAACGAAAGGGAGCCCCGCGCCGGGTTCAGGAGCTGGTAAAGCGGGTAGGAGAAGACCGGAAACAGGATGGCCACCAGGCGCAGCCTCAGCTGCCAGGCCGGGCTCCTCGTCCCCCACGCCCCGATGGAGCTTTCCACCAGAAGCGCGGCCACAAGCGAGTGCACGAAAGCCTGCACAATGTAGGAGCCTATGGCGGTATCGAAAAAATAGGAAATATCCATTCCACGGGTCTCAACTGCGAGGGACGGGACCGCGCACCCCCCGGCCGGGACCGTTTAATAATAGCAGATAACCGGCGCGGGGAAGAAGAAAGGACGGCCGCGGGAAAGCGCAAAGCCCGATGCCGGCGTTATGGAGAAGCCCCCGGAACACCCCGGCCCGGGATGATACAATAAGACAAAGGGGGCCTTGAGAGTACCCGATGGCATATCGAGTGGCGAGGGAGAGGTTCGAAGCCCTGGTGGAGGAGGCCCTCCGGAGCCTCCCCGAAGAGTTCAAGCGGCATTTCGAAAACATCATCGTGGAGGTCAGCGATTACCCCACCCGGGAAGAAGCGCGGCGTGCGGGTGTCCCGCGGGAGGGGCTTCTGGGGCTTTTCGAGGGCGTTCCCCATCCCCACCGGGGAGGCTTCTTCGACCTGCCTCCCGTCCTCCCCGCCAGAGTGGTCCTCTATCAGAAGAACATCGAGGCGTTCTCCCAGAGCGAGGAGGAGCTTGTGCAGGAGGTCCGCTGGACCCTCATGCACGAGGTGGGACATTACTTCGGTCTCACCGAGGAGGAGGCTCATTGCGCGGTGCGCTTCTCGCTCGGCGTGGACAACGACGAGGGCAGGGGCTCGAGAGGGGGCACGCGGTGACCGCGTTCGTGCGGAATCCGGCCAGGCTCCGAATCGCGCACGACAACCTCTCCGTGGTCCAGGGAGATGTCCTCCATCCCGCCGAGGTCGAGGCGGCGGTGAAGGGCCGGGACGCGGTCCTCTCGGCACTGGGTTTAAGCAAGGGCTCTCCCAAGACCATCTGTGCCGACGGGACCGGGAACATAATCTCCGCCATGAAGAGGCACGGCGTGAAACGTCTCGTCGTTCAGTCCGCGTTCGGCGCCGGAGAGACGAGAAAGCGGGGGCTTTATGCGCGGCTCCTGTGGATTTTAATCGCCCCGAGGATGAAGGACAAGGAGGCGATGGAAGCAGCGGTAAGGGAGAGCGGACTGCAGTGGGTAATCGTTCGCCCGGTCAGGCTGACGGACGGTCCCGAAACGGGGTCGTACAGGACGGGAACGCGCCTGAAACCCGGCCCGTTTCCGAAGGTCTCCCGGGCCGATGTCGCCGATTTCATGCTGCGGCAGATGCAAAGCGACGAGTTTCTGCGCCAGGCGCCCACCATAACTGGTTAAACGCATCGTGCGGAACGGGGGCCACAATACAGACGAGCCTCGGACGCATGAGGCGGGGCGGGCGCCTGGCCCTGTTTGGAGAGTCGCGGGTTTCCCGCTCAGGGGCGCCGCTCCTGAGAGAGGGACAGGATGTAGTTGACGAGGTCCCAGAGGTCCCTCTCGTTTCCCTCGAAGAAGGCTTCATACGAAGGCATCGGGGAGCCGTTCATGCCCGTCACCAGGGTCCTGTAGATATCCTCCGGGCGGTCGCCGTTTTTGAACGAAGCCGGCCTGGTCAGGTCCGCCGGGGCTATGAGGAATCCCCAGTCGTCCCTGAGCGTGGGCGCCGAACCGCCGTCTCCCCGCCCCCCGCCGCCGTGGCACGCGAAGCACTGCAATTTCTGGTAGACCTGGTATCCCCTCTGGGCGCTGGCGGGCGTCATGGGCTTGGGATATCCCACAATCGGGACAGGTTGTGGATTCGCGTTTTCAAAGCCCGGGAAGAAACCTTTGACAAAGTAAATGATTTTCCAGCGGTCGGCCACGCCGAGCCCCGTGAAGGGAGGCATGAATCCCCGCACGCCAGCCGTCACCGTCCGAAACAGGTCTTCGTCCGTCGGGAGCTCTCCGCTCGGCGTGGACCGGAACTTGAACACCCCGTCGGCAAAGACGCGCGGGCGAGGGGCGAAATCCCGCGCGAGGTAGACCGCAGCCGGGCCGTCGCCCTCTCCCTTGACCCCGTGGCACAGGGCGCAGGACCTGTCATACATGGCCTTGCCTTGGGCGCGCGTGGTTTCGTTTACGGGCGGCCTCTTCGAATACTGCGCCACCGGAATCGGCAGCTCCTGGGCTGCCTCCGTGCGGCCCGGAACCGCCAACAGGACGGAAAGCCCCGCCAAGGCTGCCGTAAGAATGGAAATGAGCTTTGTCCGTATCATGGCCTGTCCTCCGTTAAAACGCCATGTCGACGCCGACGGACGCGATGTATTGGAGGTTCCTCGCCGGGCTCTCCGCACTCCCGAGCCCGGGCGGCAGCTTCTTGGAGCCCGCAAGGTTGAAATGAGACCGCGCGTAAAGTCCGATGTTGGGCACCGGGTAGAACTTGGCCAGCACGCCCAGGAACGAGGCGTCTTGGTTCACCTTCGGCCCCCCCTGCTGAAGCGCGGGCGGCAGCTCCGCGAGGCCGCCGGGGTCCATGAAATCGTACCGGGCGCCCAGGAGCCACTGGCGGTTCACCAGCCAGTCGGCCTCCACGCTGAGGCCGAAGGCGTCCTCGTCCCATTTGGAAAGGCTGCCCGGCGCGCCTGCAAACCGGACGTCGCCTATCCAGTCCCAGATGCCGGTGCCGTAGATGTCCAGGTACTTGTAGTGCCATCTTGCCGCGACGCCGAAGCGGTCCCAGTCCACGGGCTCCGCATAGACGAAAGGCCCCGTCGCACTACCCGATGGATTAAGGGTGGGCCGGGCCGCGTCCTGGGCGTGGTAGTAGAACCCGGAGACCTGCACGTCGGAGAAAGGGCCCACGATGTCGTACCGGAGCATGCCGTAGATATCCCACCGGGTGTCCTGCGAGTCCTCGGCGGTGTCCCCCTGCGCCACGCCCACCTGGTAGAGGAAGGACGGGCCGAAGGGCCTCCCGTAGACCGTCGCCCCTTTGCTTGCGGGCACGTCGAACAGGAAGGGCTCGAAGGGGAGTATGGCGAACCCCTCGACCCCCTCCCTTGCCGGTCCGGTGGTCAGCCCGTACATCTTGCTTGAAAACGCGAAGGGAAGCATGGGGATGCGCTTTATTTCCGGGGGAAAAACATCGGTCTCCGCATCGGGCGGTATGGGGTCCAGCTGCTGGCGGTGCGTGGGGAACGAGTAAAACGCCGACGGGTCGAAGTTTCCTATCTTGAAATTCGCAAGCTGGTAGCCGCCCAGGTTGTCGAATACGAGGAATACCCGCTCGAAGCCCAGGCCGCTTCCTTCCTCCTCGGCGTTGAACTCCCCCTCGATGAAGAAGCTGATGTTCCTGGCCGCCGTGCCGGCAAAGAAGAGGTTTATAATCTTGGGAAACACGACGTCGAAGTCCTCCTGCTTGTCGTCCTCGGTCTCCCTGAACCCGGCCTTTCTGACCTCGGCGCGCAGCCTCACGGCGGTAAAGTTGGTGACCTGGCCGAGGGTGGCGCCGCCCACGGGGCCGCCCAAAAGCTCCTTGAGCGTTCTGCCGCCCTCCTCGGTAGCGGGCATCTGGTAGCCGTTTTCCTGGAACCTCTGGCCGAAGGGGTTCAACCTGGGCTCCCGCGTATGGCAGGCGTTGCACGTCAGGTTGTACTTCCGGCCAAAGGCCGGTATGGCGTCGGCATCCCTCACGTCCAGCAGGCACAGGGACAACGAAAAGGCAGCCAGCAGAGAGGCAAACGCCACCCACCCGCAAACCCCGGTGCGTGTCTTTTCCATCGGCAAAACCTCCCGTTATCGGCGGACCAGAGTCCGTTTTCCGTGAAACCCGGGAAAATTCAAGCACAGTCCGGCTGCATTTCATTTACCTATCAAAGAACATGCAGGCTGTCAATAGAAAATTCCTTAACCCCGCATTGTTAAGCCCTGATTATCACACCCTTGGAAGCCCGACCGGAAGGCGGGGCGGCACGGCCGCCGGTCCCGGCTTGCCGGAAACCTACTCGATTTTTCTGAACGACCTCTTCCGCGAGCCGCACACCGGACACTTCCCGGGCGGGTCGCCCTCCACGGTTAATCCGCACACCTTGCAGATATGGTAGTCCGCTTCTTCGAGGGCCCCGATGTTCTCACGCGCCCTTTCAAGGAGGCGGGCAAAGACCTTTCCCGCCTCAAACGCGTAACAGAAGGATTTCGTGGCCCAGGTGTCAGCCGCCGCTATGGCGTCGTCCATCATGGGGAGATACATCTTCTGAAACTCCTCAATTTCAGCGAGTGCGGTCTTGAGGTTTTCCTCCGTGTCCCTTACGGCACCCCGTGCCCGCAGATGGTTCCTGGCGTGGATGGCCTGGCTCTCTGCGGCGGCCCTGAAGAGCCTGGCCGCCTGCCTCCGGCCCTCCTTTTCCGCTTTCCATGCAAAGGCGAGGTATTTCCCGTTTGCCAGCGACTCTGCGGCAAGGGCATTATCGATGTCTTTTTCGAGCGCGGTCATTATTCCTCCTCCGGCTTCTCCGTCCTATTCACGGCATCGCGCACCGCCCACACGTGGAAATGAGCGCCCCGTTTCTGGCCCACGCCCACGGCCCCCTTTGTAAGGTACAGGGCCCAGGCCCAGTCCGGCTCGAACATGCTCGTCGTGGACGACCAGTATGCCTCCCGCACGTCTTGGAAGGGATGTCCGGCAGGCAGGGCCGGGCTGTGGGTGCTGGCGTCCACAAGGGATTCCAGCTCGTTTATGTTGGGCAGCCGCCAGCCCGTCCCTTCTTTTCCGCTCCGGTTGAGCTCCTCCACGGCCCCGAGGGCCTCTTTCCAGGTGGCCTTGCCCCCCGAAAGGTCCGCCTCCTTGCGCCAGAAGAGGTGTGTGAGACGGTCATGCACCACGCCGCCCGAGACGGCAAACCGGGGCTCCGGCCATGCATGCCCCGTACGGAACTCTCCGTCCTGCCCGGAGCCCGCGCAGGCAATGACATCTCCACCCGCGTCATGGCATTCCCTCTGCCCGGTGGCGGGCAGGACGCCCCGGCCTTCGCCGCGCACCGGCCAGAGCAGAAAGAACTGCTCCTTTTGCCCGTAGAACATGCGGGCGCCCTCCATGTGTACGTACCACGCATAGGCAGTATTGATGGCAGCCGTCGTGGACGTCCAGTACCAGCCCAGGAAGACGTTTTCAAAAGGATGGCCCTCGGGAAGCGCGGGGTTCTTCGTCTTGTGGCTCATCAGGCTTCTCAGCTCGCGCCGGTTGGGGAGCCTCCAGTCGCCGCATCCGAAGGCCTTCTCGCGGTTCATCCTTGCGACGAAATCAAGCGCCTCCCTCCACGTGAGGGGGAACTCCGCAAGGTTGGCGTCCCGGGTCCAGACGAGGCCCGTCAGGCGGTCAAAGACCGCCTCCTCCCCGGGCTCGAACCTGGGCACGGGCCACGAAACGCCCCTTCTGAGCTCCGCATCCTGCCCGCTTCCCCGGCAGGGGACCTCCTGGCCCTGCGTATCGTGACACGTCTCCTGGCCCGTCCACAGGTAGCATCGGCCCTTCATTACCCATCACCCCGACTAATTAACCGCCCCCTTGCGCCGATGGCTCCGGTCGCCGGCGTACCGCGTCAAGAAAGTCCACGGTGCGGCGAGAATGCCTTTCTGAGCTCAAGCCAGCCGATGGCCGCAAGCGCTATCGCGAAAATGATGCCGAACTGGCTTACCGAAAGCGCGGCAAGCTTGAAATATGAGGCAAGCACCGGAACACTGGTCCCGGCAAACAGGAATATGAAGGCGGAAACGGCCCATGCGCCCATTACCCTGTTGGAAAGCAGGCCCAGTCTCCAGAGCGGCTCCTTTTCCGAACGGGAAACAAAAGCAAGAAGGACGTGGCCGATGATCCATCCGGAAAAGGCAAAAGTCTGCGTTTGGGCGAAGCTGAGATGCCGGGACAGCGCGTAGAGATAACAGACCGATACCGCGGCAAAAAGCCCCAGCCCGGAGAGGCCGATTTTCTTGAGCAGCGCAGAGTCGAGGAACCTTTCCCGGGGGTTTCGCGGAGGACGGCTGTAAATCGTCCCTTCGGCCAGCTCGGCGACAAAGGCCGCCGAAGCCCCCAGGTCCATGAACAGCTCGAGCACGATAATCTGAATGGGGGCAAAGGGAAAAGGGACACCCATGAGAACCGGCAGGAGGAAGGAAAGGACGAGAGCGAGCTTCGCCGAGAGATAGTAGGCCGTCCCCTTGCGCACGTTGTCGAAGAATTTGCGGCCCTCGAAAATGCCCCGCGCGATGGTGGTAAAGTTGTCGTCCGCCAAAACCGCGTCGGCCGCTTCCCTGGCGGCGTCCGTCCCCCGCTCTCCCATCGCGATGCCCACGTCCGCAGCCTTGAGCGCGAGGGTGTCGTTGACACCGTCTCCCGTGACCTCGACGATTTCGCCGTTTCTCTGGAGGGCTTGCGCCAAGCGGTATTTGTGCTGCGGGCTGGTCCTTGCGAAAACGGAGGTTTCCTTCACCGCCTCGGACAATGCTTCATCCGAGAGCGCGTCCAGTTCGGCCCCGGTAAGGGCTTTCTCCCCGGGAATCCCCACGCTTCTAGCGATGAAGGAAGCGGTCGCGGGGTGGTCGCCCGTTACCATGACGATCCGTATGCCCGCCCGTTTTGCCGCCGCCACCGCCTCCCGTACGCCCGGCCGCGGCGGGTCTTCCAGGGAAACCAGGCCGACGAAGTCCATGTCGTGCTCCAATTGCAGGAGCGGCTCTCCGGATTCCGCCGGGGAGATAATTTTTCGAGCGACGGCGATTACTCTTCTTCCCTTCGCCGTTTCTTCCTTGAGCGCGGCCTCCGCCTTGCCATCAGGCACTTCTGTAAAGCGCAGGACCTCCTCCGGCGCGCCGCTCATGAACAGAATATGCTCTCCGTCCACTTCGCGGACAACCGCCCGCGTTTTCCTGCCGTCACCGAAGGCGCGCTCGCGGACTATGGCGCCTTCGGGCTGCGCTATCGCCAGCGCGGCGGCCCTCTTGCCCACCGCCCTATCGGTCGGCGAGAGGGAAAACTCGGTGAGGGCGAGCAGTGCCGCTTTCACGACGTCCTGCTCTCGGTCGCCCGGGGATACCGAGGCAACCTGCATTTCGTTTTCGGTAATCGTTCCCGTCTTGTCGGTGAGGATGACCGTGGCGTTTCCCAGCACCTCCGCCGCCCGTATCTTTTTGACCAGGAACCCTCTTTGAGAGAGCTCATAGCTCCCCAGCCCCAGCACCATCGTAATGATGATGGGCAACTCCTCGGGAATGGTCGCGAAGGCGAGCGCAAGGCCGGTCAAAACGCTCTGTCGAAAATCCGCGCCGCGCAAGAATCCCAGCACGGCTATCGCGACGCTTATAAAAAGAGCGATGACGAGCAGCCGTTTCGACAAAGCCTTCATCGCTACCTGAAGAGGCGTTTTGGGCTCCTTGATTTCTTCGGCAAGCACCGCGATGTTGCCGAATCTGCTACGGGCCCCCGTGGCAAAGACTTCCGCCTTTCCTTCCCCGGAGACGACGAGCGTCCCGGCGTATACCTCGTCGCCCGCGTTCTTCTCACGGGAGAACGATTCGCCGGTGAGCACCGACTCGTCAACCTGAAGGCTGACCGCCGCGAAGAGCTTGCTGTCGGCTGCGATGCGCGCGCCGGGCGTCAAGACCAGAATATCGCCCGGCACTATGGCTTCAGTTTTTACCTCCGTGACGCTTCCGTCCCGGAATACCTTCGTCCGGGGTGCGGCGAGCTTCGCGAGCGATTCTATCGCCTTTTTCGCCCGGTACTCGTTCCAGACCTCGACGAAAACCAGCGCGACGATGATAATGAAGATGGTGAGCGCGTCCCCCAGGCTCCCCCAGATTGCGTAAAAAAAGCCAACGACCAGCAGGAGCAGGATGAGCGGCTCGGTTATTTCTTCTGCGGCAATGGAGAAAAAACTCAACCGCGCCGGCTTGCTTAACCGGTTCGGGCCGAACTCCTTGACTCTTCTCTGTGCTTCTGCAAAGGAAAGGCCGGTTTTTTCTTTCATATCAAGAGATGGCGTCCGGTAAGAAATCGATACAGCATCAATAATATACTAAAAACCGTTCCTTGAACAGGCCGGACGAAATCAGGGCATCCTTCCCGTCGATGAAAGCTGTTCCACGCTCGTCGTCCCCTTATGAAATACCCGATACAGGTTTGTGTCAAAGCCCTTCATTCGGTTATCTCCTCGTGAACCCTCCTTGACGGCCTTCGTTCTTTGGTGGAAGCGGTCTTCGTCCCGGTCGACCTTCCCCCTCTTCCTGAGGAGGGAAACTCCGGCTGCAGCGCCTTCCCGCCGGTGCTATAATCTACTTGCTTGAGAGAAGATGACGGGAAAGCGCAAACAAAAAGCCCTTCTGCTGATTGCCTTTTCACTTTTGTGCGGGTGCGCGACTTTTAAGAGCAAGCCCCTGCAACCCGCCAAAACGGCCTCGAGCTTCGAGGCCCGCACGCTGCGGAGCGCGGGGCTCGAGGGGTTCATCGTGAAGAACCTGAAAGGGAAAAAGGAGGCCCTGCCGGAGCTCACGTGGCCGCCCGGGACATGGGACCTCAAGCTGCTTTCGCTTGCCGCCCTTTATTACCATCCGGACATGGACGTCGCCCGCGCCCGCTGGGGGGTCAGGGAGGCGGCGGTCATAACGGCGGGGGCACGCCCGAACCCCGGTGCCGCACTGACGCCGCAGTATCACGCCAACGCCGGCGGGCTTGCGCCCTGGACCCTCATGCTTTCCCTGGACATCCCCGTGGAGACGGCGGGCAGGCGGGGATACCGCATAGCCCGGGCCAGGCACCTGTCCGCCTCGGCCCGCATGGAAATCGCCGAGACGGCATGGAAGGTGAGAAGCAGGCTGCGGAAGAGCCTGCTCCGGCTTTTCGGGTTTACTCGAAAGGAGCTGCTTCTGAAAGAGCAGTATTCCGCGCAGGACGGCATTGTGCAGATATACGAGCAGCGGCTGGCCGCGGGGCAGGTTTCGGGCTTTGCCCTCGCAAGCGAGAGAATCGCCCGCGACAAGACCGCACTGGCGCTCTCCCGCGCCGCGGGGGGCACGGCACAGGCACGGGCGGGCCTCGCGGAATCGTTGGGGATACCGTCAAGCGCCCTGAAAGGTATCGATATATCGTTTGAAGGTTTGGAGCGGGTCAGCGCAAGCCTGTATTCGGCGGACGTGCGCCGTGAAGCCCTCACGGGCAGGGCGGACGTCTTGGCAAAGCTGGAGGAATACGAGGCTGCGCAGTCCGCCCTCCAACTGCAAATCGCGCGGCAGTATCCGGATGTCCGCCTTGGCCCCGGCTACTCCTGGGACCAGGGGGACAACGAATGGTCGCTCGGACTGGTGCTCGAACTGCCCGTCCTGAACCGCAACGAGGGACCCATCGCCGAAGCCAGGGCCGGAAGGAAACAGGCCGCGGCGGAATTCACGGCTCTTCAGGCCCGGGTGATAGGGGAAATAGACCGGGCATTCGTGGGCTACAACGCTTCGCTCCAAAACCTCAAGGCCGCGGACTCTCTGGTGTCGGCCCAGAGGGAAAACCTCGAAGTGACGGCCCTGCGGGTCAAGGCCGGGCAGGAAGACAGGCTCGCGCTTCTTCTGGCGACACAGGGGCTTATCTCGGCCGAGCTTTCCCGCCTCGATGCGCTTCTCTCTGCCCAGGAGTCCGTGGGCCGGCTGGAGGACGCCGTCCGGAGGCCTCTTAACGACCCCGCTGCGTTTCCCCGCGGAGCAACGCCCGACGGAGCGAACTGATGAACACGGGACGGAAAGACAGAAAGACTGTCGCGGCCCTTGCCGTCCTTGCAGCACTTGTCCTTGTGGGGCTTTTCCTGCTTCTTTTCTCCTCCCCCGAAGAGGGGGAAAAGGAGGGGAAAGAGCAGGCGCCGCCGGCCGGCGAAGCGGCGGCACAGGCTGGCGGCGCAGCGGTGAGCATCGGCGAAGAGGCCCGGAAGGCTGCGGGCATCGTCACCGAGGCGCTGCGGCCTATCAGGCACGAAGAGCAGATAGAGGCGTACGGGATGGTTTTACAGCCGGACGGCCTGATAGAGGCCCGCCGCGCATACATATCCGCAAAGGCGGCGCTGGTCGAGGCGGAGGCCGCACTTGCGGCCTCAAAAAAGGAATACGCGCGCCTCAAGGAGCTGAACCAGAAAAACAAGAACGTCTCCGACCGGGCGCTCCAGAGGGCCGAGGCCCTGCTCAAGACGGACGGCGCGGCCTCCCTGCAGGCGCAGGAGGACATGCAGTCGGCCAGGGACGCCAGAGAGCTCCGATGGGGCGGCACGCTCTCCGGTTGGATAACCGGCTATTCCTCCGGATACCGGAGGCTCGTCAGCGTAAAGGACGTCCTGGTACGGGTGACGCTTCCCCCGGGAATTTCGGTACGCTCGGCCCCGGAGAAAACAGGCATCGAGGCCCCCGGGGGTCCGCCGGTGCCCGCACGGCTCATCATGCGCGCGCCGGGCACCGACCCGCGCATCCAGGGGATGAGCTTCTTGTACCTCGCTCCCTCTTCCGAAACCCGGCTTATCCCGGGGATGAACGTAACGGCGTATCTGCCTTCGGGCAGGATGGAAAAAGGGTTCGTCATCCCGCTTTCGGCCGTGGTGTGGCTTCGGGGCCGGGCGTGGGCATACGTCCAGAGGACGGAAGAGGGCCTTTTTGACAGGGTGGAAGTGCCGACCTCCCAGCCGGTGCGCGAAGGCTACTTCGTCACCGACGGCGTGTTCCGCCCCGGCATGCGGGTGGTCGTCCGCGGGGCGCAGGCCCTTTTGTCCAAGGAGAGCCTCCCGCCGCCGGGCGGCGGAGGCGAAGAAGAGGACTAGGAGTGCAGACCGGGCGTTACGGCATCCTGGGCTCCGTCGTCCGGTTTTCCCTCCGCCAGAGGGGCGTTGTCATAGCGCTTGCGGCAGTCTTTCTCGGATATGCAGTCTACTCGCTCGGCAGCGCACGGTACGACGTGTTTCCCGAGTTCGCGCCCCCTCACGTCACCGTCCATTCGGAGGCACCGGGGTTTTCGCCCGAGCAGGTGGAAGCTCTGGTAACCCGCCCCGTGGAAAACGCCTTGAGCGGCGTTGGCGGCATATCCTCCCTGGCGTCAAAGTCGATACAGGGGTTGTCGGTCGTACGGGTCGTCTTCAAGACAGGCGGGGACATTTACCTCGCGAGGCAGAAGGTGGCCGAGCGGCTTTCCACGCTTGCCGGGCAGCTCCCCGGAGGTGTAACGCCCGTCATGACGCCCCTTACCTCCTCCACCGGCACCGTGCTGATAATCGGGCTTGCCTCCGAGACGCTCTCCCGGATGGAACTGCGCACAGCCGCGGACTGGACGGTGAGGCCGCGCCTCCTTGCCGTGCCGGGCGTATCGAAGGTCGCCGTCTTCGGCGGCGGGGTCAAGCAGCGCCAGGTGCAGGCGGTGCCGGAGCGCCTGATTAAGTACAACGTCTCCCTGGGGGACGTAACAGCCGCGGCGGCCAGGGCCACCGGCATGAGGGGCGGCGGCTTCATCGAGGGGACGAACCAGCGCATTACACTCCGGAGCGAGGGACAGTCGCTCACCCCGGAGGAGCTTGCACATGCCGTCCTTGCGTACAGGGACGGCGCCAGCGTGACCATCGGGGACGTGGCCGACGTGGTGGATGCCCCGGCCCCTGCCATAGGGGGAGGCCGGATAAACGGCAGGCCGGGCGTCCTGATGATAGTCTCGGCGCAGTACGGCGCGAACACGCTGGAGGTAACGGGGCGTCTCCATAAGGCGGTGGCGGAGCTGCGCCCGGCCCTTCTGAAACAGGGCATAACCCTGTATCCGGACCTGTTCCGGCCGGCCGATTTCATAGGGACGGCGCTCCACAACGTACGGTGGTCCCTGCTCGTGGGGGCTTTGCTTGTCGTCGTCGTGCTCTTCCTTTACCTGTTCAACCTGCGTACGGCAGCCATCTCCTGCACGGCCATACCCCTTTCGCTGCTTGCGGCGGTCACGGTCATGGAGCGCCTGGGCCTGAGCCTCAATACGATGACCATAGGCGGGCTGGCCATCGCCATAGGCGAGGTGGTGGACGACGCCGTGATAGACGTGGAGAACATTTTCAGGCGGCTCAGGGAAAACCGCGCCCTCCAAGAGCCTCGCCCCGTGCTCGATGTCGTCTTCGACGCCTCCATGGAAGTCAGGAGCGCCGTGGTCTACGCCACCTTTGCCGTCGTCCTGGTCTTCGTCCCCGTGCTGACGATGACCGGCGTGGCGGGCAGGCTGTTTGCGCCGCTCGGGCTTGCCTATGTCCTTGCCATCTTGGCCTCCCTGCTCGTGGCCCTCACGGTAACCCCGGCCCTGTCCCTCGTGATGCTGGGCGCAAGGAAGCCGCCGGAAGGGGAGCCTCCCCTGATGCGCTGGACAAAGGCCCGGTACGAAAGAATCCTCCACGGGGTCGAAAGGCGTCCCCGCGCGGTTATTGCCGCGGCGGCCGCCCTCGTTATCGCGACACTCGTCGTCATGCCGTTTCTGCGCGGAAGTTTTCTGCCGGAGCTTGTGGAGGGGAACTTCATCGTCCACGTGGCGGCGGCGCCGGGGACTTCCCTCGAGGAGACCTTGCGCATGGGCGGACGCATATCGGACGAACTTCTCCGTTTGCCGCGCGCCGGGAGGGCCGAGGAGGGCGAAGAGGCCAGGGGGTCGAACGCCAGCGAGTTCGGCGTCGTGCTGAAGCCGCTTGACAGAAGACACTTCCTGCGCGCAAAGAGAGAAATCAGGGACACGCTCGGGAAGTTCCCCGGCGTAGGCGTCTCGATAGAGACCTTTCTTACCGAGAGGATAAACGAGACCATATCGGGCTACACCGCGCCCGTGGCCGTCAACATCTTCGGCAGCGACCTGAACGTCCTGGACGAAAAAGCCAGGGAGGTCGCGGCGGTTTTGAGAGGGATGCGCGGGGCCGCGGACGTCCGCCTGCAAGCGCCCCCCAGCGCCCCGCAGCT from Nitrospirota bacterium encodes:
- a CDS encoding TolC family protein → MTGKRKQKALLLIAFSLLCGCATFKSKPLQPAKTASSFEARTLRSAGLEGFIVKNLKGKKEALPELTWPPGTWDLKLLSLAALYYHPDMDVARARWGVREAAVITAGARPNPGAALTPQYHANAGGLAPWTLMLSLDIPVETAGRRGYRIARARHLSASARMEIAETAWKVRSRLRKSLLRLFGFTRKELLLKEQYSAQDGIVQIYEQRLAAGQVSGFALASERIARDKTALALSRAAGGTAQARAGLAESLGIPSSALKGIDISFEGLERVSASLYSADVRREALTGRADVLAKLEEYEAAQSALQLQIARQYPDVRLGPGYSWDQGDNEWSLGLVLELPVLNRNEGPIAEARAGRKQAAAEFTALQARVIGEIDRAFVGYNASLQNLKAADSLVSAQRENLEVTALRVKAGQEDRLALLLATQGLISAELSRLDALLSAQESVGRLEDAVRRPLNDPAAFPRGATPDGAN
- a CDS encoding cation-transporting P-type ATPase, with protein sequence MKEKTGLSFAEAQRRVKEFGPNRLSKPARLSFFSIAAEEITEPLILLLLVVGFFYAIWGSLGDALTIFIIIVALVFVEVWNEYRAKKAIESLAKLAAPRTKVFRDGSVTEVKTEAIVPGDILVLTPGARIAADSKLFAAVSLQVDESVLTGESFSREKNAGDEVYAGTLVVSGEGKAEVFATGARSRFGNIAVLAEEIKEPKTPLQVAMKALSKRLLVIALFISVAIAVLGFLRGADFRQSVLTGLALAFATIPEELPIIITMVLGLGSYELSQRGFLVKKIRAAEVLGNATVILTDKTGTITENEMQVASVSPGDREQDVVKAALLALTEFSLSPTDRAVGKRAAALAIAQPEGAIVRERAFGDGRKTRAVVREVDGEHILFMSGAPEEVLRFTEVPDGKAEAALKEETAKGRRVIAVARKIISPAESGEPLLQLEHDMDFVGLVSLEDPPRPGVREAVAAAKRAGIRIVMVTGDHPATASFIARSVGIPGEKALTGAELDALSDEALSEAVKETSVFARTSPQHKYRLAQALQRNGEIVEVTGDGVNDTLALKAADVGIAMGERGTDAAREAADAVLADDNFTTIARGIFEGRKFFDNVRKGTAYYLSAKLALVLSFLLPVLMGVPFPFAPIQIIVLELFMDLGASAAFVAELAEGTIYSRPPRNPRERFLDSALLKKIGLSGLGLFAAVSVCYLYALSRHLSFAQTQTFAFSGWIIGHVLLAFVSRSEKEPLWRLGLLSNRVMGAWAVSAFIFLFAGTSVPVLASYFKLAALSVSQFGIIFAIALAAIGWLELRKAFSPHRGLS
- a CDS encoding efflux RND transporter periplasmic adaptor subunit, coding for MNTGRKDRKTVAALAVLAALVLVGLFLLLFSSPEEGEKEGKEQAPPAGEAAAQAGGAAVSIGEEARKAAGIVTEALRPIRHEEQIEAYGMVLQPDGLIEARRAYISAKAALVEAEAALAASKKEYARLKELNQKNKNVSDRALQRAEALLKTDGAASLQAQEDMQSARDARELRWGGTLSGWITGYSSGYRRLVSVKDVLVRVTLPPGISVRSAPEKTGIEAPGGPPVPARLIMRAPGTDPRIQGMSFLYLAPSSETRLIPGMNVTAYLPSGRMEKGFVIPLSAVVWLRGRAWAYVQRTEEGLFDRVEVPTSQPVREGYFVTDGVFRPGMRVVVRGAQALLSKESLPPPGGGGEEED